The following proteins are co-located in the Cetobacterium sp. NK01 genome:
- the fcl gene encoding GDP-L-fucose synthase translates to MEKSSKIYIAGHRGMVGSAIVRRLEENGYTNIIYRTSTELDLRNQAAVEKFFKEEKPEYVFLAAAKVGGIHANNSYPAEFIYDNLMIETNIINSSYKNKVKKLLFLGSSCIYPKFAQQPIKEEYLLTGSLEETNEAYAIAKITGIELCKFYRRQYGCDFISAMPTNLYGINDNFNLETSHVMPALIRKFHESKVNNSKEVVMWGTGKPRREFMYVDDLADSLIHLMLNYSDEIHVNLGTGEDIEIGELANLIKEIVDYEGEIVNDLSKPDGTPRKLLDVTRLNLTGFKHKVELKEGIQRVYEWFLKTQDVKK, encoded by the coding sequence ATGGAAAAAAGTTCTAAAATATATATAGCTGGTCATAGAGGCATGGTAGGGTCAGCAATAGTAAGAAGATTAGAAGAAAATGGATATACAAATATTATATATAGAACTTCAACAGAGCTTGATTTAAGAAATCAAGCTGCTGTTGAAAAATTCTTTAAAGAGGAAAAGCCAGAGTATGTGTTTTTAGCAGCAGCAAAAGTTGGTGGAATTCATGCGAATAACAGTTATCCAGCAGAGTTTATCTATGATAATTTGATGATAGAAACAAATATTATAAACTCTTCTTATAAAAATAAAGTTAAAAAACTACTATTTTTAGGAAGCTCTTGTATATACCCTAAATTTGCACAACAACCTATAAAAGAGGAATATTTATTAACTGGTTCTCTAGAAGAAACAAATGAAGCTTATGCGATAGCAAAAATAACAGGGATAGAATTATGTAAGTTTTATAGAAGACAGTATGGGTGCGATTTTATATCAGCAATGCCAACAAATTTATATGGTATAAATGATAATTTTAATTTAGAAACATCGCATGTTATGCCAGCACTTATTAGAAAGTTTCATGAATCTAAAGTAAACAACTCTAAAGAAGTTGTTATGTGGGGAACTGGAAAACCAAGAAGAGAGTTTATGTATGTTGATGATTTAGCAGATTCTTTAATTCATCTAATGTTAAATTATTCTGATGAAATACATGTGAATCTTGGTACAGGAGAAGATATAGAGATTGGTGAGCTAGCTAACCTTATTAAAGAAATAGTTGATTATGAAGGAGAAATAGTAAATGATTTATCTAAGCCAGATGGAACACCTAGAAAGCTTCTAGATGTAACAAGACTAAATTTAACAGGATTTAAACATAAAGTTGAGTTAAAAGAAGGAATCCAAAGGGTATATGAATGGTTTTTAAAGACTCAGGATGTGAAAAAATGA
- a CDS encoding lipopolysaccharide biosynthesis protein, producing the protein MKIRSKFLEEILFNYISKAFLMGVGFILIPLVIRYLGSEKYGIWVTVMTLISWAQISDFGIGNGLRNKITENYANKNIENLKKYVSTAYITLTGISVLIFFLGILIFYILNFQNVFNTNISEAEIKVCLIITLFSFSVNFILGLSKNIANAIHKSYLVGFSQVFYSILLIIMILLLFKIQVKEKLISISLIYFISTTIANIVLSIKIFQEKYFQPKLINFDKNLVGEILGVGIKFFIIQVSLLILFSTDSIIITKFLGPQQVTKYSLIEKIFSTIVNLYSILLVGLWSKVSKIEAQGKLKSINKLMLKFKLTLIPVFLVTLVIFIFFNRIIFIWTKENLYYEFYIRFVFFIYTMLMVWSGISLNIVNGLGKLKLQMWLYIIAAIFNIPLSIYFIKYLNLGIMGVKLATLICLLPIGILIPYQVKKILNN; encoded by the coding sequence ATGAAAATAAGAAGTAAATTTTTAGAAGAAATATTATTTAATTATATATCAAAAGCTTTTTTAATGGGAGTAGGATTTATATTAATTCCATTAGTAATTAGATATTTAGGAAGTGAAAAATATGGTATTTGGGTAACTGTAATGACGCTAATTTCTTGGGCACAAATAAGTGATTTTGGGATAGGAAATGGACTCAGAAACAAAATAACAGAAAATTATGCAAATAAAAATATTGAGAATTTGAAAAAATATGTTTCAACAGCTTACATAACTTTAACGGGGATATCAGTATTAATATTTTTTTTAGGAATATTAATTTTTTATATTTTAAATTTTCAAAATGTATTTAATACTAATATAAGTGAAGCAGAAATTAAAGTATGTTTAATAATAACATTGTTTAGTTTTTCAGTTAACTTTATATTAGGATTAAGTAAAAATATAGCAAATGCTATTCATAAAAGTTATTTAGTAGGATTTAGTCAAGTTTTTTATTCGATTTTACTGATAATAATGATTTTATTATTATTTAAAATACAAGTAAAAGAAAAATTAATTAGTATATCCTTAATATATTTTATTTCTACGACAATTGCTAATATTGTTTTAAGTATAAAAATATTTCAAGAAAAATATTTTCAACCTAAACTTATAAATTTTGATAAAAATTTAGTAGGTGAAATTTTAGGAGTAGGAATAAAATTTTTTATAATCCAAGTTAGCCTTTTAATATTATTTTCAACAGATTCTATAATAATTACAAAATTTTTGGGACCACAGCAAGTAACTAAATATAGTTTAATTGAAAAAATATTTAGTACAATAGTTAACTTATATTCAATTTTATTGGTTGGATTATGGTCAAAAGTAAGTAAAATAGAAGCTCAAGGAAAATTAAAATCTATAAACAAACTCATGTTGAAATTTAAATTAACATTAATTCCAGTTTTTTTAGTAACATTAGTAATTTTTATTTTTTTTAATAGAATTATATTTATTTGGACAAAAGAAAATCTTTATTATGAATTTTATATAAGATTTGTATTTTTTATTTATACAATGTTAATGGTTTGGTCTGGAATTAGCTTAAATATAGTTAATGGATTAGGAAAATTAAAATTACAAATGTGGTTATATATTATAGCAGCTATTTTTAATATTCCTCTTTCAATATATTTTATAAAATATTTAAATTTAGGAATTATGGGAGTGAAGTTAGCGACTTTAATTTGTCTTTTGCCAATAGGAATTTTAATACCATATCAAGTGAAAAAAATTTTAAATAATTAA
- a CDS encoding glycosyltransferase, with the protein MYEVWYVSCHGFGHITRCIAQIERKLESDKSYNCIIICEENQIDFVKLYLKEFLDRIILREALTDIGLINKINSLEVDKKKLESKLKIFIKSWDSLLKKEIEFLKNYEIGDIYCDISPIGVIVSKKLNKKINLITNFTWYQQYKHLKLDNYIIKKYLELDKMIDNLYIYPLNLDFSYINPKIIKMGFICRKIDNKKIQNIKEKYGKSIFISCGKSAQLEKIVVKNFKGTIFTTSGVDVENKDGIVIELPVDILDTQNYIGASELVIAKAGWGTVAECICNKKRMILLERKGVLEDTHIINELKKISNTKSIKIEKLKCLDYLDIK; encoded by the coding sequence ATGTATGAAGTTTGGTATGTATCTTGTCATGGCTTTGGTCATATAACAAGGTGTATTGCTCAAATAGAAAGAAAATTAGAATCAGATAAGAGTTATAATTGTATAATTATTTGTGAAGAAAATCAAATAGATTTTGTAAAACTTTATTTAAAAGAGTTTTTAGATAGGATTATTTTAAGAGAAGCACTAACGGATATAGGATTAATAAATAAAATTAATAGTTTAGAAGTTGATAAAAAGAAATTAGAGTCTAAATTAAAAATATTTATAAAATCTTGGGATAGTTTATTAAAAAAAGAGATAGAATTTTTAAAAAATTATGAAATAGGAGATATATATTGTGATATATCTCCTATTGGAGTTATAGTTAGTAAAAAGTTAAATAAAAAAATAAATTTAATTACTAATTTTACTTGGTATCAACAATATAAGCATTTGAAATTAGATAATTATATTATTAAAAAATATTTAGAGCTAGATAAAATGATAGATAATTTATATATTTATCCATTAAATTTAGATTTTTCATATATAAACCCTAAAATAATAAAGATGGGGTTTATTTGTAGAAAAATAGATAATAAAAAAATTCAAAATATAAAAGAAAAATATGGTAAATCTATTTTTATATCTTGTGGTAAATCAGCTCAACTTGAAAAAATAGTTGTAAAAAATTTTAAAGGGACAATTTTTACAACAAGTGGAGTAGATGTAGAAAATAAAGACGGAATAGTTATAGAATTACCAGTAGATATACTAGATACTCAAAATTATATAGGAGCATCTGAATTAGTTATAGCAAAAGCTGGTTGGGGAACTGTTGCAGAATGTATATGTAATAAAAAAAGAATGATTTTATTAGAAAGAAAAGGAGTGTTAGAAGATACTCATATAATAAATGAATTGAAAAAAATATCAAATACAAAATCTATAAAAATAGAAAAACTAAAATGTTTAGATTATTTAGATATAAAATAG
- a CDS encoding phospho-sugar mutase: MDKFTLKNYNNWLTSDYIDLKDREDLESIKENEAEIEDRFYTNLSFGTGGMRGVRGVGINRINKYTIRKATQGLANYILESTGEIGKKMGVAIAYDCRIGSEEYALNAALVLAGNGIKAYLFKSLRSTPELSFAVRELKCIAGIVVTASHNPQEYNGYKVYWNDGCQIIEPQASGVVNSVNAINSFDEIKLLTKETAIQEGLLEYISEDMDTKFIEAVKKQIIHNEIPGKENFKIVYSPLHGTGGRPVKRVFDETGFKSIYIVTEQEQPDGNFPTCSYANPEDPAVFKLSIELAEKVGATLCMANDPDADRIGVAVKDEKGEWIYPNGNQIGLLLMNYILENKKNIPKNSAVVSTVVSTPMLDIVAKEKGVKIFRTLTGFKFIGEKIKEFEEGKYDATFLMGFEESYGYLVGTHARDKDAVVSTLLIAEMAAYYSSIGSSIPKELKKLYEKFGYYREGIIAITKKGKDGVEAISKIMSNLRANVSNSLLGKAIVSKRDFSLGYEGLPKSDVIQFVLEDNTYITARPSGTEPKIKYYFCVVGKTEIEANEKLIKIMKKFEEFIDEKSN; this comes from the coding sequence ATGGATAAATTTACATTAAAAAATTACAACAATTGGTTAACATCAGATTATATTGACTTAAAAGATAGAGAAGATTTAGAGAGTATTAAAGAAAATGAGGCAGAAATAGAAGATAGATTTTATACAAACCTTTCTTTTGGAACTGGTGGAATGAGAGGAGTTAGAGGAGTTGGTATCAATAGAATTAACAAATATACTATTAGAAAAGCAACTCAAGGACTTGCTAACTATATTTTAGAGTCTACTGGTGAAATAGGGAAGAAAATGGGCGTTGCTATAGCTTATGATTGTAGAATTGGTTCTGAAGAGTATGCGCTAAATGCTGCTTTGGTTTTAGCTGGAAATGGAATTAAAGCATATCTTTTTAAATCTCTTAGATCAACTCCTGAGCTTTCATTTGCTGTAAGAGAATTAAAGTGTATTGCTGGTATAGTTGTAACAGCTTCTCACAATCCACAAGAGTATAATGGATATAAAGTTTACTGGAATGACGGTTGTCAAATAATTGAACCTCAAGCTAGTGGAGTTGTAAACAGTGTTAATGCTATCAATTCATTTGATGAAATTAAACTTTTAACTAAAGAAACTGCTATTCAAGAAGGACTTTTAGAATATATTTCTGAAGATATGGATACTAAGTTTATTGAGGCTGTTAAAAAGCAAATTATTCATAACGAGATTCCAGGGAAAGAAAATTTTAAAATTGTTTATTCACCATTACATGGAACTGGTGGAAGACCAGTTAAAAGAGTTTTTGATGAAACTGGATTTAAATCGATCTATATAGTAACTGAGCAAGAACAACCTGATGGAAATTTTCCAACTTGTTCATATGCTAATCCAGAGGATCCAGCAGTTTTTAAATTAAGCATAGAGTTAGCAGAGAAAGTTGGAGCCACACTATGTATGGCAAATGACCCTGATGCAGATAGAATTGGTGTAGCAGTAAAGGATGAAAAAGGAGAATGGATCTATCCAAATGGAAACCAGATTGGTCTTCTTTTAATGAATTATATTTTAGAAAACAAAAAAAATATACCTAAAAATTCAGCAGTTGTATCTACCGTAGTTTCAACACCTATGCTAGATATTGTTGCTAAAGAAAAAGGAGTAAAGATTTTTAGAACTTTAACTGGATTTAAATTCATTGGAGAAAAAATCAAAGAGTTCGAAGAGGGAAAATATGATGCTACATTCTTAATGGGTTTTGAAGAGTCTTATGGTTATCTTGTAGGAACACATGCTAGAGATAAAGATGCAGTTGTATCTACTTTATTAATAGCTGAGATGGCGGCTTATTATAGTAGCATTGGATCATCAATTCCAAAAGAATTAAAAAAATTATATGAAAAATTTGGTTACTATAGAGAAGGAATAATTGCTATTACAAAAAAAGGAAAAGATGGTGTTGAAGCTATTAGTAAAATAATGTCAAATCTTAGAGCTAATGTTTCTAACTCTTTACTAGGTAAAGCAATCGTATCAAAAAGAGATTTTAGTCTTGGATATGAAGGGTTACCAAAATCAGATGTTATTCAATTTGTATTAGAGGATAATACATATATTACAGCTAGACCTTCTGGAACAGAACCAAAAATAAAATATTACTTCTGTGTCGTTGGAAAAACAGAGATAGAAGCAAACGAAAAATTAATAAAAATCATGAAAAAGTTTGAGGAGTTTATAGATGAAAAAAGTAACTAA